The DNA segment CGAACGAGCCAGTGTTGAACTCACGTTCCATGTCTTCTTTGGTCAGACCGTGGAATGCGGGATCTAAATCGGCAACAGGTTCACGTTTCCACAATTCTAACGGGTCGAGGTTAGCCCCTTGGTGACCACGGAAACGGTGGGCGTTGATCAGCTGTAGCACTTTAACTTGCTTAGCATCCAACTCAGGATCGGTCACACGAGCGGCGCTCTTATGACGTCCGTCCATCGCTAAACTGCGAAAATAATCACGTACTTTGGAGTGAGCCGCTTCAGGCGCGTCTTTAGAAGCACCGTTCACCGGAGGGAGATTATCAAACACCGCTCGCCAGTCGTCTGAAACTGACTGAGGGTCCTCTTGATAGGCTTCATACATCTCTTCTACATAGGTCGAGTTCGCGCCACTCAAGTGAGACGAATCGAGCCAGGCTTTCATGATGCCTTGGTGCATTTCTATTCCTTTCAAACTTTATACACGTGCTTAGCCATAGTTTTTATATGCAATCTCAAGCAATTACCTTCGACGCATAAATTTTGCCGCCCCTAGATATCCAGATTTCACGGCGCGTTGTCTTCCATTACATACACAAAAGAGCCACCTTCTATACCCAGAAAGTGACTCTTCGAGAGCTATATTATTATTGATTTAAGCTCGGGTTCTCGCATTACACAGCTCGCTTAAGTAGCATTGACTTAATGTGTCCAATTGCTTTCGTCGGGTTGAGTCCTTTCGGACACACATCAACACAGTTCATGATGCCATGGCAACGGAATACGCTGTATGCATCGTCAAGCTCAGAAAGACGCTCTTCGGTCGCGGTATCGCGGCTATCGATCAAGAAACGATAAGCATGCAACAGGCCGCTTGGTCCGACAAACTTGTCTGGGTTCCACCAGAATGATGGACAAGCCGTTGAACAACACGCACACATGATACACTCATAAAGACCATCTAAGTGCGCACGCTCTTCTGGCGATTGCAGATGCTCACGAGCTGGCGTCTTTTCATCGTTGATCAGGAACGGTTTGATCTTCTCATACTGCTTGTAGAACTGAGTTAAATCAACCACTAAGTCACGCACAACAGGCATACCCGGCAGTGGACGTATTTCCAGTTTCTTACCTTTGAAGGTAGAAATAGGCGTAATACAAGCCAGACCATTCTTACCATTCATGTTCACGCCATCACTACCACATACACCTTCACGGCATGAGCGACGGAACGCCAACGTTGGGTCCTGTTCTTTTAACTTGATCAGTGCATCAAGCACCATCATGTCAGAGCCTTCAGCCACTTCAAGGCTGTAATCCTGCATGTAAGGTTTTGTATCTACATCAGGATTGTAACGATAAACTGCAAATTCCAATTTCATCTTTGCAACTCCTAGTAGGTACGTTTCTTCGGCGGGAATGCTTCACGTAACTTAGGCGCCATATTCACAGCACGACGGTCCATGGTTTCAGTCACAGGGTCAAACAGGGTGTGACATAACCAGTTATCATCATCACGCTCTAAATAGTCTTCGCGTGAGTGCGCCCCACGACTCTCTTTACGGAAGTTAGCCGCGTAAGCCGTGGCGATGGCCGTTGCCATCAGGTTGTCTAACTCTAAACATTCAATACGTTGAGTGTTGAATTCACGAGAGTTATCAGACAATTTGGCATTTTCTAAACGCTTACGGATAGCTTTTAACTGCTCTAAACCTTCTGCCATTGCATCGCCACGGCGGAATACAGAGAAGTTTAATTGCATGCAAAGTTGTAAATCTTTACGGATTTGCGCTGGGTCTTCGCCAGACTTGTTGCTTTCCCAGCGGTTTAAGCGTGCTAAAGTCGCTTGAATTTCCGCATCGGTAGCATCTTTAGGATCAGCAGTCTCATCCAGTGCCTTACCCAAGTGTTGACCCGCTGCGCGGCCAAAGACCACTAAGTCAAGTAGCGAGTTACCACCTAAACGGTTGGCACCGTGTACCGATACACAGGCAATTTCGCCTACGGCGAATAAACCAACCACATCTTGCTCGCTGCCGTCTTCATTCTTACGAATCACCTGACCGCTCACCTTAGCAGGTAGACCACCCATCATATAGTGACAGGTTGGCAGAACAGGGATTGGGCCATCGGCCGGATCGATATGCGCGAAGGTACGAGACAGTTCACATACGCCAGGTAGACGTGCTTCGAGGGTCTCTTTACCTAAGTGATCAAGTTTCAGCAAGCAGTGAGGACCTAATGGGCCATCGAGACCACGACCTTCACGAATTTCAGTCATCATAGAACGTGCAACCACGTCACGCGATGCTAAGTCTTTCGCGTTTGGCGCATAACGCTCCATGAAACGCTCGCCGTCTTTGTTTAGCAGATATCCGCCTTCACCACGACAGCCTTCAGTGACCAGTACACCCGCGCCGGCGATACCGGTTGGGTGGAACTGCCACATTTCCATATCTTGCATCTGCACACCAGCGCGCATCGCCATACCGACGCCGTCACCCGTGTTGATGTGAGCGTTAGTGGTAGAGGCGTAGATACGGCCAGCACCACCTGTCGCGAGTACAGTGGCTTTGGCTTTGAAGTAAACAATCTCACCGGTTTCGATTTCGATTGCAGTACAGCCAACGATAGCACCATCTTCGTTTTTCACGAGATCCAGTGCGTACCACTCAGAGAAGACTTGGGTCTTATGCTTAACGTTCTGCTGGTATAGGCAGTGGAGTAGCGCGTGACCAGTACGGTCGGCCGCAGCAGCGGTACGAGCTGCTTGCTCGCCACCGAAGTTTTTAGACTGGCCGCCAAAAGGACGCTGATAGATCTTACCGTTTTCGAAACGAGAGAATGGTAGACCCATATGCTCAAGCTCGATAATGGCTTCTGGACCGGTTTGACACATAAATTCGATAGCGTCTTGGTCACCGATAAAGTCGGAACCTTTTACCGTATCGTACATGTGTTGTTCCCAATGGTCTTCATGGGCGTTTCCTAGGGCTACGGTAATACCACCCTGGGCTGAAACGGTATGAGAACGCGTTGGAAATACTTTAGATAACAGCGCGCAGCTCTTACCTTCTTTAGAAATCTGTAGTGCAGCTCGCATACCCGCGCCACCGGCGCCAATCACTACAGCATCAAATTCACGAACTGGAATACTCACTTAAACACCCCACACAATAACAATGCCAGCAGCCAGATAACAAAAGACGGTGACGACGAAGGTGAACTGTAAAACACCGCGTAACGAAGTGCACTTG comes from the Shewanella seohaensis genome and includes:
- a CDS encoding succinate dehydrogenase iron-sulfur subunit; translation: MKLEFAVYRYNPDVDTKPYMQDYSLEVAEGSDMMVLDALIKLKEQDPTLAFRRSCREGVCGSDGVNMNGKNGLACITPISTFKGKKLEIRPLPGMPVVRDLVVDLTQFYKQYEKIKPFLINDEKTPAREHLQSPEERAHLDGLYECIMCACCSTACPSFWWNPDKFVGPSGLLHAYRFLIDSRDTATEERLSELDDAYSVFRCHGIMNCVDVCPKGLNPTKAIGHIKSMLLKRAV
- the sdhA gene encoding succinate dehydrogenase flavoprotein subunit, giving the protein MSIPVREFDAVVIGAGGAGMRAALQISKEGKSCALLSKVFPTRSHTVSAQGGITVALGNAHEDHWEQHMYDTVKGSDFIGDQDAIEFMCQTGPEAIIELEHMGLPFSRFENGKIYQRPFGGQSKNFGGEQAARTAAAADRTGHALLHCLYQQNVKHKTQVFSEWYALDLVKNEDGAIVGCTAIEIETGEIVYFKAKATVLATGGAGRIYASTTNAHINTGDGVGMAMRAGVQMQDMEMWQFHPTGIAGAGVLVTEGCRGEGGYLLNKDGERFMERYAPNAKDLASRDVVARSMMTEIREGRGLDGPLGPHCLLKLDHLGKETLEARLPGVCELSRTFAHIDPADGPIPVLPTCHYMMGGLPAKVSGQVIRKNEDGSEQDVVGLFAVGEIACVSVHGANRLGGNSLLDLVVFGRAAGQHLGKALDETADPKDATDAEIQATLARLNRWESNKSGEDPAQIRKDLQLCMQLNFSVFRRGDAMAEGLEQLKAIRKRLENAKLSDNSREFNTQRIECLELDNLMATAIATAYAANFRKESRGAHSREDYLERDDDNWLCHTLFDPVTETMDRRAVNMAPKLREAFPPKKRTY